From the Desulfobacterales bacterium genome, the window TGATCGATCATACTCATATCTTTATGTTCCAACTTGCCCCGAACGCGTTGCAATCTCATGCGATAGTCAATCGGACGGGTTTGCAGGCAGTCGGCGATGGATTTCTTGTTAAGACCATTTGTCTGAGATGGAATCAGGGTCACATTGGTCTTGATTCGCGACTTCTTCTCATTCCATTCCGTGATCGGCACAACTTGAATGACCGGTACGCGCGCATTGTAAACATCGTTGGTCACAACCACGCATGGGCGCACTTTACCTGTCTCAGACCCTTTTACCGGATTCAGATCAATCTCGATGATCATACCTCGCGAAAGGGTCGTCATTCGGGCCAGCCTTGAATCGCAGAATCTGTCACTGTCTTGAGTTCAGAATCCTCCACGTAAATTTCAGCATATAAATCGGCTGATTCCCTTAATTTCTGCGATTCCAATTCTTCCATTAACCGGTTCAAAGCCTCACGAACCATAGCGCTTTTATCCTTGAAACCGTAGTTCTTATAATTATTTAAGAATTCAACCTGATTCTCTTTACAACTGAATTTAGCCTGCTGCATGATACCCTCCTACAATAGACCCATAA encodes:
- a CDS encoding type II toxin-antitoxin system PemK/MazF family toxin — its product is MIIEIDLNPVKGSETGKVRPCVVVTNDVYNARVPVIQVVPITEWNEKKSRIKTNVTLIPSQTNGLNKKSIADCLQTRPIDYRMRLQRVRGKLEHKDMSMIDQALKVVFSL